From Methanosarcinales archaeon, one genomic window encodes:
- a CDS encoding GNAT family N-acetyltransferase translates to MEIYETTDADFEKLKEFMELVDSEFFPPLSSRPGGINGRISGNLARHHLIAEIEGRVAGVIGYRKNWNGTGEAYVSFIAVHPEYRRKRIACSLDTALMQKLSVDGISYLPDPGR, encoded by the coding sequence ATGGAAATATATGAAACCACAGATGCTGATTTTGAAAAACTAAAAGAATTCATGGAATTAGTGGATTCTGAATTTTTTCCACCATTATCCAGTCGGCCTGGAGGTATTAACGGCCGCATTTCTGGCAATCTTGCAAGGCACCATCTTATTGCTGAGATAGAGGGCAGAGTAGCTGGAGTAATAGGATATCGGAAGAACTGGAATGGAACTGGAGAAGCATATGTCTCATTTATCGCGGTCCATCCTGAATACCGGAGAAAAAGGATCGCTTGTTCCCTGGATACTGCATTGATGCAAAAGCTATCTGTTGATGGGATATCATATCTTCCGGATCCTGGAAGATGA
- the cfbA gene encoding sirohydrochlorin nickelochelatase codes for MTGKIGILALGHGSKLPHNKEVVTGVANLIAEKYETAVVRTGFMNMNNPTMDEGLKAFEGTGVTTIVAVPIFLAHGVHTTEDIPQILGISREDRKTTIQLNGNNVTLVYAEPLGADPLIADLAYKRVLEALN; via the coding sequence ATGACTGGAAAAATCGGAATACTGGCACTGGGACACGGAAGCAAGCTCCCGCATAATAAAGAGGTTGTGACTGGAGTCGCTAACCTGATAGCTGAAAAATATGAAACTGCTGTGGTAAGGACCGGGTTCATGAACATGAACAATCCAACCATGGATGAAGGATTGAAAGCTTTTGAGGGCACAGGTGTAACCACTATTGTGGCAGTCCCCATATTTTTGGCTCACGGAGTACACACCACTGAAGACATTCCCCAGATACTGGGTATCAGCCGGGAAGACCGCAAGACTACCATCCAGCTAAACGGGAATAACGTCACATTAGTTTATGCCGAACCCCTGGGCGCCGATCCTTTGATTGCGGATCTGGCTTATAAGAGGGTCTTGGAAGCATTGAATTAA